Part of the Tribolium castaneum strain GA2 chromosome 4, icTriCast1.1, whole genome shotgun sequence genome is shown below.
caaacattttttaataattgtttccCTACCGTTTGAACTTCCAAAGCATCTTGTAGTCTCAATCTCCTGATACTGGCTAGATCCCTAATACTTGCGAATTTCTGTTGCAATTCCTTCGCTTTCTGACTGATAAGCGGGGCTGAAACATGCCCCGATCTCGCGAGAGAATTTGCACGACCTACAAGCGATCCAATAATTGGTTCTCTTGATGATAATTCAGCTTCAAGCGCTTGGTGTTTCTTGTGTAAGCTTTGTACGGCTGTCAAACTTGCTCCCAAGTCTCTGGAGGCGGCAAGTGGCTCCCTATCGGCCAACCATTGTAATTCGTCTTCAACATCTCGAGTGAATTGTTGCAACATCATCGACCCCTCTAACAAATCTCTCTTCTGTTGAACGGGCTCTTTGAGTTGATGGAATCGAGTAATAGCGTCCTGAGCCCTCTGTTGAATCTCTTCACTCAtgaaatgattatttttaacgaacTGATCAGCCGCATCGTTGATCGTTTCACAATTATCAGTGTGTTGCTGAATGTCGTTTTCAAGAATTGTGTGTTTCTTGAGTAGGTTGTTAACAGTTGCCAAATCTTTGCCGACATCTGTGGATGTTAGTTGGGCTTCGACTTCGAGCAACCAAGCTTCGAATTCATCGAGAGATCGGTTGAAAAGTAACGCTTGATAAGCTTCGTTCAGTCGGTCACGTTTCAGGTGTGACTGTTCAATTAATTCCTTCCACCGATTTTCCAATTCCTCAATTCGGTCGGCAATGTCTTTGCTAGCGTAGTGTTTATTTTCGATCAAGTCTCGCCCTTCTTCAATTACGTTGGTGACGCGTTCATGGTTTGCAAAAACTTCGGCTTCGAAAGTGACATGTTTTTGGATTTTGTTTTGCAAGTTGTAAGGTTCGCGATAATTTTCGTCGGTTGCGATTTGAAGCTTGTGGTTCAACCAAACCTCAACGTCGTATTCGTTTTTGAGGAATTTTTGTAATGCTTTTGATTCGTGTAGGATTTTCTTGCGCTCTGCTGCTTTGCCCAAAAGTCGGTTTTTGCGAGCCATTATCTCGTTTAATTTTGTTGCGACTTCGCTGTTTGCGTAAGTTGGGTCAGTTGGTGTTTTACCTCCTACTTTTTTACGCGACAATTCATCGATACGTGACAGTGGTTGCGTTAACATTGTTTCAAAAACTTCGTGTTTTCTGATGAGAGCTTCAACTGCGCGAGGTGTATCCCCCACGTCGTCGTTATTCAAGAAAGCTTCCTTATCGGCTAACCAATTGTTTAACTGGTTGGCTTGTTCTTTGAAATCTTGGAGGTCGTATTCGTACGTTAGTGCGTCTTTGTGTTGCTCCCAAGCTTGCTGAATGTAACTCTGAAGCTCCTTCAATTTGTTCACTCCTagacacaaataaattaaacggtGCGGACCGCAGACTAAACCTAAACTTACCGTCAATTATATCAGAATCGTCGCTTTCGGAAAAACTGCGCCCGAAATTGATCAGTTTCGCAAAAACCTCGTTACGTCCATTGATTTCGGCTTTAAGTTCATCATGTAAGCCTAAAAGTGTCTCAGCCTCGTTGACACTACTTGGCGGTTGGTGTGCTTCCATTCGTTTAGTCGTGTCACTAACCCACTGTTCCAAATCCTTAACATCTGATAAGAATTTTTGCCTGGCATGCGATCCTTTAAGATTATTTCTGCGACGTTCTCTCGCTGCGATCAGCTTCTCCCATTCGTTCTGCAACTCTTCCATTTTACCCTGGAGGTGTTGGACAGCGTGCGGGTATTTATCACTCAATAAAACAGCATCTTTTCCATGATCctgcaatttattttcaacggCGGTCATTTCACTCTCTAGTGCTTCCTGTTTTCGCGAAAGCAGCTCAACGGCGGGTAAACTGCGACCGACGTCGTCAGTTTCCATCGCGAGCAGTTTTTCATTAATTCTCTCAGCCGTATCAGCGACATCGCGATCAAACAAGTGAACTTCGGAAGCTGCAGCTAATTTATTGCGATATTTGGCCAAAGCGCCTTGCAAATCCTGCCATTTCTTGATGAAATTGTCGCGTCTTTGTTGCACTCCGGGGTGCCCTTGCTTTGCCAGTTTGTTAGCCAGGGAATTGATGGTTTTGATCCGGGTATCGTCGATCCGCATATCGCTATCCACATCGTCGAGTTTTCTCTGCAACGCTTGGCAATGTTCGTAGTCTTTCCCCACGTCGCCGGCTTGAATCATCACTTCTTTGTCCCTGATCCATGACTCGATCTTGTCCAGTTGATTGTTGAATTCTAAAATATCCTGCGCCTCTTCCAGACCTTTACCACGCGAGTCCACCTCGCGCAAAAGTTGCCTCCAAGCATCGTCCAAATTCCTCAATTGCACTTCAATGTCTTTCGAAGCTTTGTGTTTCTTTGCTAAAAGAGTCTCTCCCTTAGACTTAACTTCCTTGATTTTGCCCTCATTGGCTGCGATTTCGGCTTGGAACGCTTGGTGTTTCTGTAGTTCTTTGATTTTGTCGTCCAGATTGGTCACTTCGCCGGTCTTTACTTGCTTTTCCAACTTCTTTTGTTTCTCGGCTATCCATATCTGGGCCTCGCCCACGTCTCTATTGAATTCCGCATACAACAGAGCATCGGCGAGGAGTTGTTTCTTGCGATCGCTCAATTGGTGGACTTGTTGCCGCCTGGCTCCGACTTCTTGCAAACGTTTAGCGATGTTTTTGCTGTCGAAATGCTGTTGGCCGATTAATTTTTGGCCGGTCTTAACAAGAGTGTCGAACTTTTCGTCCTGATGGACgattagtttttcaaattcttcGTGTTTCTTGACTTGATTGGCGACTTCGTCGACAGTTTCGCCAAAATCTAGGTTACTCAAAGTGGCTTCTTGTGCATTGGTGGCGTCTTCGATCAGTTTTGCCTCTCTTAGTAGCATATGCAAGTCGCACAATTGGTCCAAGTGTATTTTCTTTATCTGCCAGTCGGCGTGAAGTCTTTCTCGCTCCTGAAGCAAGTTTTTGTATCTTTCGCCGGCTTCATTTGCTGCATAGTGcccggtttgttccatcgctGTTAAATTTTCGGCAACGTCTTTAAAATCGGCTTCCCTCGCTTCAATCTCATTCTTCAAACCTTCGTGTTCGTTACGTAGAAACTGTGCTCTCGCGATACTCCTCACGTTTTCCTCAGCTTGCATGTCTAGTCTTAACGCAGTCGCCCAATTTGTCAAATTTCTGACTTGGGTTAGGAATTTTTGCAAATCCACACTAGCCTGGAGCTGGTCGTGTCTCAATTCTGCTCGTTCTTTCAAGTAATCCCAAGCATCGATCACTACTTCTTGTTGAAGTTGAATGCTAGATTGATTACTTGGGtagattttttgtaattttgatcCATCTTCAACCAGGACTTGTAATTGAGCCTCAAGTGCCACCAATTCGTTTTCGAAAGCTTCGTGTTTTCTAAGTAGTGTTAAGGCGGAGTTTAGGTCGCGTCCTAGGTCGGTGCCTAAAGCAGCGCTCTTTTCTTGGATTCGTTGCATGGCATCGGCCACATCGCGATGGAAACGGTGGATTTCACCGGCTGCAAGAAGCCGCTGCTCGCGGTTCTGCATCTGGTCGTGCAGTTTTTGCCACGATTGCCTAAGAAAAAAAGACATTATTCtctctcttatttttttactagaattaaagGTGAATTGAAAAGATACAGTCACAAAACATATTAGtgttagtaaaaaatacattaccGTACAACGTCATGCCTCTGCCTAACTTCCTCGACTGCGTCTGATTGTGTTAGGGTTCTAAAACAGTTAGTTCAACACCAATAAAGTTACACCACAACCAGGAAACAAAGTGTCATTAAATTAAAGTgcaagtaaaaataaacaccAAACTTACTCGAGTTGAAGTTGCTTTTTCTGTATATCTGAAATATACGAGCTTTCATTGGCGATTAACTTCTGGGCCAAGTCTTCGCACTGGCGGAATCGCTCGGCTCCTGCTTCAATTCGGTGTTTCAAATCGTCAAATTTGGCTTGAAggatctataaaaaaattttaataccacttgcaaccaaaaaaaataatttaccagAAGGTGCTCGTAATCTTGTCCATAATCCTCCGAAGACGCTTGTTGTAAGTTTTCGGCAATCCACCGATCCAATTCCTCCGACTCCAGAAAGTATTCATGACGAAACAGTGACTCCATAAGGTGGTGTTGTCTTAAAACAGCTTTCCTTTGCAAAGAGCGAACTAAATGTTCCAAACTGGACTGTCTTTCGGCAATTAATTTCGAATCTGGGTGCTTATTTTGTATCAAATTTTGGGCACCACGTCCCATCTCGACTATAATGTTGTTGTAAGTGTCCAATTCTAATTCGAGTGCCTTGTGTTTGGTCAGCAATTTCGTAGCTGAATCCCTATCTCTACCATAGTCAGTACTGGCCAAAATATCAGCTTTTTCGTTCAGCCACGACTCAACTTCGTTCGCTTCAAAGAAGAATTGTTGAGCTTTCAACGACAATTCCAGTTTTTGTGCACGTTCGCTcgctttttcatttaattcgTCCCACGCGTCTTGGAGCACTCCACACAAGTCTTTGATTTTGGCACTTTCTGGATGTTTCAAATCAACTAGGGTTTGTCCAGCTTGCAAGGTTTTATCAATGGCGGGTTGATGACCAACAATTTCAGCTTcgagttttttgtgttttttgaagaGATTCTGGGCTTGGTGTAGATTTTGGCCCAGAGTGGCCGACGATGCGAGAGGGAGGTGCTCTTTGATCCATTGCAACTCAGCGTCGAGTTCAAAATGGAAATTGTAGAATTTCAAAGCCTCTTCTAGGACATCTCGTCGTTTTCTGGCCGGTTCTTCTAGTTGTTTGAGGCGTTTTTGGCCGTCGAGGGCTTTTTGGCGGATTGCGTCGGCATCAAAGTGCCCATCATGCATCATATCGTTACTTTTATTCACTAATTCGTCGACTCTGGCCGCACATTGTCCAAGTTCAGTCTCGAGCACGTCTTGGCGTTTTAATAAATCGCGACAAGATCTCAAATCGGTTCCAACGTTAGTGCTACACAAATTCTCGTTGATTTCATCCAATTTGGTCTGAATATCGTCAATTGAAGTGTTATAGTCGTGTTGGACAACGGCTTGTCTCAGCCTTCTCCCCTTTTCAAGGGAAAGTCCGACGAGTTGTTGCCACTCATCGTTCAGTTCTTTCAAAGTTTTCGCCACGTCGTCCTTCCTGTAACTGTCTTGAGCAATCAAAGCTTGGCCTAATTTGTTCACTGTGCGAAGCTGTCCTTCGTTAGCTCTCAATTCTCGTTCAAAAGCTTCGTGTTTTTGTAACTTTCGCTCCAGGTTAGTTAGGTCTCGGTAACTTTCATCAGATGCAGTTTTAAGTTTCTCATTCAACCAGCTACGCAAATCGTGCACTTCGGCACAAAACTCTTGATAATTTTTCGACGCGTCCAGAACGTTTGTTCTCTGTTGGCACAAATCTTTAACAGCTTGGCGCCGTTGCAGGACTTCGTTTCTTTTATCGTCGATTCCTTTGCTTTCATAATGGTCATCAGCGATTAACGCGTCGGCTTTTTTGCTGAAGAGATTGACGCGGTCGTCTTGTGCGAATAAAGTGTTAGCGAAAGCTTTGTGCTGCTTTTGCAAGGCTTCCACTTCATCAAGGGAATTCCCTAAATcggaaaattccaaaaatgcTTGATGGGCCGAAGTTGCAGCGTCGATATTATCGGCTTCTCTGTTGAATAGTTGTAATTGGTGGCACTGGTCTAACCAACGCTGTTTTTCCTTCCAACCGCGACCTATGGCCGCTTGTTCCGCAGTCAGTCTTTCGATACGTTCCGCAACTTCGGGAAGTTCGGGATTAGATTTTAGAAGCTTTTTACCCAAATCGGTCAACTCGTAGAATTCGTCATTCTTAGCTTTAATTTCCTCCCCCAAGTCCTTATGATTTTTGAGTAATGCTTCAGCAGTCTGCACGTCTCTAACCATGTTATCAGCATTCAACTGATCTTTAACATCGGCGACCCACCGCAAAAGATCTTTACACGAATTGGTAAATATTTGCTCACCAACGGCATTCTCAAGCCTGGCTCTACGTTCACTAGCTTTGTCTTTGACCTGTCGCCACAAACCTTCGATTTCGTCTTGTCTTCGCGCAACGTTTTGTCGCTCATTAGGATACGCTGATTTGACCGAATTTGCCAAATGCATTACTTTGGTCACTTTTTCCTCAACAGGGGCGAGCTCACGTTCGAGATTATCATGTCTACGTTGTAAAGCTTGAACGGTTTTTAAGTCGTGAGCCGAAACGTGGGTATCAAGCTGAGTCATTTTCTCCAACATCCAGTCCCTAGCTTCGTCACAAGTTTTCTGGAAAAGCTCAACACTACTTGCTCCTTCGAGACTTTTCTCTTTTCGGGCTTTGAGCAAGTTGAGACGCTGCCAAGCGCCTTGGACTTGGCGGTGGCGCGATTTGATTTTGTCAATTTGCGAATGTTTCTGTTTCTCGAATTCTTTAACATCGTCGTTTAGTTCGTCCATGCGTTTGTTGTTGGCGGACAAATCAGTCACAAATTTCTCGTATTTGCGTTTTGCTTGCTCGATACTGTCATTGGGATCGTCAACAGCgagcaatttttctttatctttAATCCATTTCTCAAAATCGTCACATTCTTTATAAAATCGGAACAGCTTCACGGCGTCTTCCAAGAGAGCATGTCTTTTTGCTGCAACATCCAGGAGGTGTTGATACGTATCGTTGATTTTCTTCTGTCTTTTCGGGACACTATCATTGTCGTCAACTTTCCTTTTCACAGGTTTGCGTTGCCTGAAAACCTTGACTGGGACTTTCTGATTCACCATTTTCGTCTTTTTAACTTTCTGCATAACTTTAACAGTTTCAGGTTTACGGTATTGCATTTGTAACAACCTGGGTTCGATCTCCGTTACGTATTTAGCGGGGGCGAAACCGTCAGTACCGTCCGCTTTACGTACACACCACCAATCCGGGTTGCTCTTATTTAACAAATACATCACTTCGCCTTTAACCATGTTAAGGCCATGGTCATTAAATGGGTACAATGCTTTGACTTGAGGCACCTTTTTCTCTTCGACGACCATTTTGTACTCGACTTTTTCCACGGGTTCTTCAACCCAAACTTCAGTCGGAATCATCCTATTTTCGTACACTATTTCTTCAACCGGCTCAGCTACTTCAACTTCGGCAGTTAAATCGAGATTGGAAATGCCTGACGCAATCAAACGGTCAGCTTGCGTATTCAAACTTAAAATATCCCCT
Proteins encoded:
- the kst gene encoding spectrin alpha chain, non-erythrocytic 1 isoform X4; the encoded protein is MTQRDEVQKFEQGRIRVLQEERLYIQKKTFTKWMNSFLQKVRMEVDDLFVDLADGKKLLKLLEIISGEKLAKPNNGKMRVHKIENVNKSLAFLHTKVRLESIGAEDIVDGNPRLILGLIWTIILRFQIQEIEIDVDEENESSEKKSAKDALLLWAQRKTQGYKGVDIRDFSTSWRTGLGFNALIHAHRPDLFTYDDLVHNRNIDNLNHAFDVANNELGIPRLLDAEDIDNSRPDEKSIMTYVASYYHTFARMKNEEKSGRRIAKIIKQMVDADKMKVNYDELTTDLLNWIKIKIVELEDRNFPNSLEGIQTLFLAFARYRTKEKPPKYIERSEIEALFFNINTQLKELRQPAFIPPDGKLVQDIERAWETLERAEHNREVALRNELLRQERLEQLYCKFERKSVLREGYVKEMIQVLSDPRYGSNRDQVDATVKKHEAISADILARQERVNDLTQMCNELVREKYRNSDRVVKREAEILNQWKQLLDLLEKHKLKLNRMVNIKSLEMEIDTTLNSMQQLKADLSTTDTGIHLMAVEELLHKHALQELQVSSLGETERRLNRLAESTLAQNPQEEKLKKKIQELSATYKDLQDASDKRKGLLEEARNFYQFLQDQEDEEAWLIEKQRICQAGITAKDLRGVLSLQQKHKVLMDEIKARRNKFDQLGATGRQLIAEKHPRSNEIQQHMDRNKQAWSDLEKLVNDRTKQLQDAAETYQFYADANEADSWLNEKTSILNSSDYGSDEPSAQALLQRHKDLEGELNAYKGDILSLNTQADRLIASGISNLDLTAEVEVAEPVEEIVYENRMIPTEVWVEEPVEKVEYKMVVEEKKVPQVKALYPFNDHGLNMVKGEVMYLLNKSNPDWWCVRKADGTDGFAPAKYVTEIEPRLLQMQYRKPETVKVMQKVKKTKMVNQKVPVKVFRQRKPVKRKVDDNDSVPKRQKKINDTYQHLLDVAAKRHALLEDAVKLFRFYKECDDFEKWIKDKEKLLAVDDPNDSIEQAKRKYEKFVTDLSANNKRMDELNDDVKEFEKQKHSQIDKIKSRHRQVQGAWQRLNLLKARKEKSLEGASSVELFQKTCDEARDWMLEKMTQLDTHVSAHDLKTVQALQRRHDNLERELAPVEEKVTKVMHLANSVKSAYPNERQNVARRQDEIEGLWRQVKDKASERRARLENAVGEQIFTNSCKDLLRWVADVKDQLNADNMVRDVQTAEALLKNHKDLGEEIKAKNDEFYELTDLGKKLLKSNPELPEVAERIERLTAEQAAIGRGWKEKQRWLDQCHQLQLFNREADNIDAATSAHQAFLEFSDLGNSLDEVEALQKQHKAFANTLFAQDDRVNLFSKKADALIADDHYESKGIDDKRNEVLQRRQAVKDLCQQRTNVLDASKNYQEFCAEVHDLRSWLNEKLKTASDESYRDLTNLERKLQKHEAFERELRANEGQLRTVNKLGQALIAQDSYRKDDVAKTLKELNDEWQQLVGLSLEKGRRLRQAVVQHDYNTSIDDIQTKLDEINENLCSTNVGTDLRSCRDLLKRQDVLETELGQCAARVDELVNKSNDMMHDGHFDADAIRQKALDGQKRLKQLEEPARKRRDVLEEALKFYNFHFELDAELQWIKEHLPLASSATLGQNLHQAQNLFKKHKKLEAEIVGHQPAIDKTLQAGQTLVDLKHPESAKIKDLCGVLQDAWDELNEKASERAQKLELSLKAQQFFFEANEVESWLNEKADILASTDYGRDRDSATKLLTKHKALELELDTYNNIIVEMGRGAQNLIQNKHPDSKLIAERQSSLEHLVRSLQRKAVLRQHHLMESLFRHEYFLESEELDRWIAENLQQASSEDYGQDYEHLLILQAKFDDLKHRIEAGAERFRQCEDLAQKLIANESSYISDIQKKQLQLETLTQSDAVEEVRQRHDVVRQSWQKLHDQMQNREQRLLAAGEIHRFHRDVADAMQRIQEKSAALGTDLGRDLNSALTLLRKHEAFENELVALEAQLQVLVEDGSKLQKIYPSNQSSIQLQQEVVIDAWDYLKERAELRHDQLQASVDLQKFLTQVRNLTNWATALRLDMQAEENVRSIARAQFLRNEHEGLKNEIEAREADFKDVAENLTAMEQTGHYAANEAGERYKNLLQERERLHADWQIKKIHLDQLCDLHMLLREAKLIEDATNAQEATLSNLDFGETVDEVANQVKKHEEFEKLIVHQDEKFDTLVKTGQKLIGQQHFDSKNIAKRLQEVGARRQQVHQLSDRKKQLLADALLYAEFNRDVGEAQIWIAEKQKKLEKQVKTGEVTNLDDKIKELQKHQAFQAEIAANEGKIKEVKSKGETLLAKKHKASKDIEVQLRNLDDAWRQLLREVDSRGKGLEEAQDILEFNNQLDKIESWIRDKEVMIQAGDVGKDYEHCQALQRKLDDVDSDMRIDDTRIKTINSLANKLAKQGHPGVQQRRDNFIKKWQDLQGALAKYRNKLAAASEVHLFDRDVADTAERINEKLLAMETDDVGRSLPAVELLSRKQEALESEMTAVENKLQDHGKDAVLLSDKYPHAVQHLQGKMEELQNEWEKLIAARERRRNNLKGSHARQKFLSDVKDLEQWVSDTTKRMEAHQPPSSVNEAETLLGLHDELKAEINGRNEVFAKLINFGRSFSESDDSDIIDGVNKLKELQSYIQQAWEQHKDALTYEYDLQDFKEQANQLNNWLADKEAFLNNDDVGDTPRAVEALIRKHEVFETMLTQPLSRIDELSRKKVGGKTPTDPTYANSEVATKLNEIMARKNRLLGKAAERKKILHESKALQKFLKNEYDVEVWLNHKLQIATDENYREPYNLQNKIQKHVTFEAEVFANHERVTNVIEEGRDLIENKHYASKDIADRIEELENRWKELIEQSHLKRDRLNEAYQALLFNRSLDEFEAWLLEVEAQLTSTDVGKDLATVNNLLKKHTILENDIQQHTDNCETINDAADQFVKNNHFMSEEIQQRAQDAITRFHQLKEPVQQKRDLLEGSMMLQQFTRDVEDELQWLADREPLAASRDLGASLTAVQSLHKKHQALEAELSSREPIIGSLVGRANSLARSGHVSAPLISQKAKELQQKFASIRDLASIRRLRLQDALEVQTYYEEATEAEAWMRDKRPSLVTREVGKDEDSAESLKRKLEATELEIKAFEVTIKKLKQSADELIERQHYDAVNIEKRKNQLDEQFNELRKLVSEREVRLDEALRYFTFVRECLDVQEWMKDQILKTDSEEYGNDVEHVELLIQAFDTFHASLMNSEPRIQSCIQNGNILIEAKSSHSPEVQQKVADIRDQWDDLLELANARKDALAGAKRVHVFDRTAEEIISWIQEKKADLSYDTFGQDLESIQDLLRKHQALENEMKVIREKVENVEQEGEKLINEFPDTKEHIDDKCEDMLSAWGSLQTEAARRKDHLQQAEQLQAYFDQFQDLLAWITEMVAKITAPDLPNDCNEAELLIERHKEYKVEISAKSNAFKQFYDSGNKFIEEGHLFASEIQDKIKVLRQRLEFLNNTWEKRNLLYNQNLDVLLFKREADILDNWLAVREGTLKEGITGDSIHHVEDLIRKHGDFEEAVKAQEDKFEALKRKTLIEDAFLLQREQEALAKKAEKERQEQERLEHLKRLEIQKINEKRRQERPQPPEIVEELVNGTKHEEEGRPVATVRKTNSVVQTFERDRGGLRRGSDSAIQRSASMKVGTNVTGSKPKRTPTFTTRRRPSFKSKPTEAPPADAQSFLDRKQLTTANGKRATNRTWKNSYTVLCGQLLCFFKNRDDFAASKASGPPVNVHNAMCSIADDYQKKKHTFRLELTDGSEFLFACSSDSEMDNWIQKISFRARLPPSQQLLHLEIPKDQNDYEMSSQSSRTSSPDVADQVVLRHDPQSTNGSLSSLASSRHTMDGSGMSSKQDWQPNVQRPQTMQPNDAPKSRLFERIFKKKRNTSQM
- the kst gene encoding spectrin beta chain, non-erythrocytic 1 isoform X3; protein product: MTQRDEVQKFEQGRIRVLQEERLYIQKKTFTKWMNSFLQKVRMEVDDLFVDLADGKKLLKLLEIISGEKLAKPNNGKMRVHKIENVNKSLAFLHTKVRLESIGAEDIVDGNPRLILGLIWTIILRFQIQEIEIDVDEENESSEKKSAKDALLLWAQRKTQGYKGVDIRDFSTSWRTGLGFNALIHAHRPDLFTYDDLVHNRNIDNLNHAFDVANNELGIPRLLDAEDIDNSRPDEKSIMTYVASYYHTFARMKNEEKSGRRIAKIIKQMVDADKMKVNYDELTTDLLNWIKIKIVELEDRNFPNSLEGIQTLFLAFARYRTKEKPPKYIERSEIEALFFNINTQLKELRQPAFIPPDGKLVQDIERAWETLERAEHNREVALRNELLRQERLEQLYCKFERKSVLREGYVKEMIQVLSDPRYGSNRDQVDATVKKHEAISADILARQERVNDLTQMCNELVREKYRNSDRVVKREAEILNQWKQLLDLLEKHKLKLNRMVNIKSLEMEIDTTLNSMQQLKADLSTTDTGIHLMAVEELLHKHALQELQVSSLGETERRLNRLAESTLAQNPQEEKLKKKIQELSATYKDLQDASDKRKGLLEEARNFYQFLQDQEDEEAWLIEKQRICQAGITAKDLRGVLSLQQKHKVLMDEIKARRNKFDQLGATGRQLIAEKHPRSNEIQQHMDRNKQAWSDLEKLVNDRTKQLQDAAETYQFYADANEADSWLNEKTSILNSSDYGSDEPSAQALLQRHKDLEGELNAYKGDILSLNTQADRLIASGISNLDLTAEVEVAEPVEEIVYENRMIPTEVWVEEPVEKVEYKMVVEEKKVPQVKALYPFNDHGLNMVKGEVMYLLNKSNPDWWCVRKADGTDGFAPAKYVTEIEPRLLQMQYRKPETVKVMQKVKKTKMVNQKVPVKVFRQRKPVKRKVDDNDSVPKRQKKINDTYQHLLDVAAKRHALLEDAVKLFRFYKECDDFEKWIKDKEKLLAVDDPNDSIEQAKRKYEKFVTDLSANNKRMDELNDDVKEFEKQKHSQIDKIKSRHRQVQGAWQRLNLLKARKEKSLEGASSVELFQKTCDEARDWMLEKMTQLDTHVSAHDLKTVQALQRRHDNLERELAPVEEKVTKVMHLANSVKSAYPNERQNVARRQDEIEGLWRQVKDKASERRARLENAVGEQIFTNSCKDLLRWVADVKDQLNADNMVRDVQTAEALLKNHKDLGEEIKAKNDEFYELTDLGKKLLKSNPELPEVAERIERLTAEQAAIGRGWKEKQRWLDQCHQLQLFNREADNIDAATSAHQAFLEFSDLGNSLDEVEALQKQHKAFANTLFAQDDRVNLFSKKADALIADDHYESKGIDDKRNEVLQRRQAVKDLCQQRTNVLDASKNYQEFCAEVHDLRSWLNEKLKTASDESYRDLTNLERKLQKHEAFERELRANEGQLRTVNKLGQALIAQDSYRKDDVAKTLKELNDEWQQLVGLSLEKGRRLRQAVVQHDYNTSIDDIQTKLDEINENLCSTNVGTDLRSCRDLLKRQDVLETELGQCAARVDELVNKSNDMMHDGHFDADAIRQKALDGQKRLKQLEEPARKRRDVLEEALKFYNFHFELDAELQWIKEHLPLASSATLGQNLHQAQNLFKKHKKLEAEIVGHQPAIDKTLQAGQTLVDLKHPESAKIKDLCGVLQDAWDELNEKASERAQKLELSLKAQQFFFEANEVESWLNEKADILASTDYGRDRDSATKLLTKHKALELELDTYNNIIVEMGRGAQNLIQNKHPDSKLIAERQSSLEHLVRSLQRKAVLRQHHLMESLFRHEYFLESEELDRWIAENLQQASSEDYGQDYEHLLILQAKFDDLKHRIEAGAERFRQCEDLAQKLIANESSYISDIQKKQLQLEQSWQKLHDQMQNREQRLLAAGEIHRFHRDVADAMQRIQEKSAALGTDLGRDLNSALTLLRKHEAFENELVALEAQLQVLVEDGSKLQKIYPSNQSSIQLQQEVVIDAWDYLKERAELRHDQLQASVDLQKFLTQVRNLTNWATALRLDMQAEENVRSIARAQFLRNEHEGLKNEIEAREADFKDVAENLTAMEQTGHYAANEAGERYKNLLQERERLHADWQIKKIHLDQLCDLHMLLREAKLIEDATNAQEATLSNLDFGETVDEVANQVKKHEEFEKLIVHQDEKFDTLVKTGQKLIGQQHFDSKNIAKRLQEVGARRQQVHQLSDRKKQLLADALLYAEFNRDVGEAQIWIAEKQKKLEKQVKTGEVTNLDDKIKELQKHQAFQAEIAANEGKIKEVKSKGETLLAKKHKASKDIEVQLRNLDDAWRQLLREVDSRGKGLEEAQDILEFNNQLDKIESWIRDKEVMIQAGDVGKDYEHCQALQRKLDDVDSDMRIDDTRIKTINSLANKLAKQGHPGVQQRRDNFIKKWQDLQGALAKYRNKLAAASEVHLFDRDVADTAERINEKLLAMETDDVGRSLPAVELLSRKQEALESEMTAVENKLQDHGKDAVLLSDKYPHAVQHLQGKMEELQNEWEKLIAARERRRNNLKGSHARQKFLSDVKDLEQWVSDTTKRMEAHQPPSSVNEAETLLGLHDELKAEINGRNEVFAKLINFGRSFSESDDSDIIDGVNKLKELQSYIQQAWEQHKDALTYEYDLQDFKEQANQLNNWLADKEAFLNNDDVGDTPRAVEALIRKHEVFETMLTQPLSRIDELSRKKVGGKTPTDPTYANSEVATKLNEIMARKNRLLGKAAERKKILHESKALQKFLKNEYDVEVWLNHKLQIATDENYREPYNLQNKIQKHVTFEAEVFANHERVTNVIEEGRDLIENKHYASKDIADRIEELENRWKELIEQSHLKRDRLNEAYQALLFNRSLDEFEAWLLEVEAQLTSTDVGKDLATVNNLLKKHTILENDIQQHTDNCETINDAADQFVKNNHFMSEEIQQRAQDAITRFHQLKEPVQQKRDLLEGSMMLQQFTRDVEDELQWLADREPLAASRDLGASLTAVQSLHKKHQALEAELSSREPIIGSLVGRANSLARSGHVSAPLISQKAKELQQKFASIRDLASIRRLRLQDALEVQTYYEEATEAEAWMRDKRPSLVTREVGKDEDSAESLKRKLEATELEIKAFEVTIKKLKQSADELIERQHYDAVNIEKRKNQLDEQFNELRKLVSEREVRLDEALRYFTFVRECLDVQEWMKDQILKTDSEEYGNDVEHVELLIQAFDTFHASLMNSEPRIQSCIQNGNILIEAKSSHSPEVQQKVADIRDQWDDLLELANARKDALAGAKRVHVFDRTAEEIISWIQEKKADLSYDTFGQDLESIQDLLRKHQALENEMKVIREKVENVEQEGEKLINEFPDTKEHIDDKCEDMLSAWGSLQTEAARRKDHLQQAEQLQAYFDQFQDLLAWITEMVAKITAPDLPNDCNEAELLIERHKEYKVEISAKSNAFKQFYDSGNKFIEEGHLFASEIQDKIKVLRQRLEFLNNTWEKRNLLYNQNLDVLLFKREADILDNWLAVREGTLKEGITGDSIHHVEDLIRKHGDFEEAVKAQEDKFEALKRKTLIEDAFLLQREQEALAKKAEKERQEQERLEHLKRLEIQKINEKRRQERPQPPEIVEELVNGTKHEEEGRPVATVRKTNSVVQTFERDRGGLRRGSDSAIQRSASMKVGTNVTGSKPKRTPTFTTRRRPSFKSKPTEAPPADAQSFLDRKQLTTANGKRATNRTWKNSYTVLCGQLLCFFKNRDDFAASKASGPPVNVHNAMCSIADDYQKKKHTFRLELTDGSEFLFACSSDSEMDNWIQKISFRARLPPSQQLLHLEIPKDQNDYEMSSQSSRTSSPDVADQVVLRHDPQSTNGSLSSLASSRHTMGESPPPLPMSEPPNNYAGHRQYTLENSGSIYDGSGMSSKQDWQPNVQRPQTMQPNDAPKSRLFERIFKKKRNTSQM